The following are from one region of the Spirochaetota bacterium genome:
- a CDS encoding PP2C family protein-serine/threonine phosphatase, with product MHRASVLVIAVISASAAGLGIIAVIFPNLIPSAFLAVSMMVYVVLAGGIAVSAYAAAPRTGPEMMKRADAERVVSEYRDIIVLLEEKNDYLIAKWDSLEQNRKMHARDLTLARAIQRNILPREFPASERIRCAAHYQPIEGVGGDLYDVIALDRDIFLVIVADVAGHGVSSALIAAMLKAAIASYAVRYPSPGILLARINKNLVQQIPTAHFVTAVAAQFNCETDTLIYANAGHPQPLFRRGRTVSELPARGPILGTFPAVSYTEECMTLCPGDKFVFYTDGVTDLSGHADKREMFGGARLSESLAHHGALDIAGVVDGIKSDLASYTHRPDDDLTLLGVEISRKPPVRVNG from the coding sequence GTGCATCGAGCGAGCGTCCTTGTTATTGCCGTAATTTCCGCCTCAGCGGCGGGACTCGGTATCATCGCCGTGATATTCCCGAACCTCATCCCTTCAGCGTTCCTCGCAGTAAGCATGATGGTCTATGTCGTTCTCGCAGGCGGTATCGCTGTTTCCGCGTACGCCGCGGCACCGCGAACGGGTCCGGAGATGATGAAACGCGCGGATGCAGAACGCGTGGTGAGCGAGTACCGCGACATCATCGTGCTCCTTGAGGAGAAGAACGACTATCTCATCGCGAAATGGGATTCGCTCGAACAGAACAGGAAGATGCATGCCCGCGATCTTACGCTCGCCCGCGCGATACAGAGGAATATTCTCCCGCGCGAATTTCCCGCATCAGAGCGCATCCGCTGTGCCGCGCATTATCAGCCCATTGAAGGCGTCGGCGGCGATCTCTACGACGTCATCGCGCTCGATCGTGATATTTTCCTCGTCATCGTGGCCGATGTTGCCGGTCATGGGGTGTCCTCAGCGCTCATAGCGGCCATGCTCAAGGCGGCGATTGCATCCTACGCGGTACGCTATCCGTCGCCGGGCATACTGCTCGCACGTATCAATAAGAACCTCGTGCAGCAGATACCGACGGCACACTTCGTCACCGCGGTCGCCGCGCAGTTCAACTGCGAGACGGATACGCTCATCTATGCGAATGCGGGACATCCGCAGCCGCTGTTCCGCCGCGGACGTACCGTGAGCGAATTGCCTGCGCGGGGGCCCATACTCGGGACATTCCCGGCGGTCTCGTACACCGAAGAGTGCATGACGCTCTGCCCCGGCGATAAATTCGTTTTTTACACCGACGGTGTGACCGATCTGTCCGGTCATGCCGATAAACGCGAGATGTTCGGTGGTGCGCGCCTATCCGAGTCGCTGGCGCATCATGGTGCGCTCGATATCGCGGGTGTCGTCGACGGGATAAAGAGCGATCTCGCGTCGTACACGCATCGTCCTGACGATGATCTTACCCTGCTCGGGGTGGAGATTTCGCGCAAGCCGCCCGTACGCGTCAATGGATGA